The following proteins are co-located in the Salvelinus namaycush isolate Seneca chromosome 31, SaNama_1.0, whole genome shotgun sequence genome:
- the triap1 gene encoding TP53-regulated inhibitor of apoptosis 1, translated as MNSVGEGCTDLKREYDQCFNRWFAEKFLKGDRSGDPCTEMFKKYQHCVQKAIKEKDIPIDGVEFMGPNKEKGDR; from the exons ATGAATAGTGTTGGAGAGGGCTGCACTGACCTAAAACGGGAATATGACCAGTGCTTTAACCGTTGGTTTGCTGAGAAATTCTTGAAGGGAGATCGAAGCGGTGATCCCTGTACCGAAATGTTCAAGAAATATCAGCATTGTGTCCAG AAGGCCATAAAAGAAAAGGACATTCCCATTGATGGCGTAGAATTCATGGGCCCAAATAAAGAGAAAGGTGACAGATGA
- the srsf9 gene encoding serine/arginine-rich splicing factor 9 has translation MTDGRIYVGNLPMDVQERDIEDLFFKYGKIRDVELKNNRGTIPFAFVRFEDPRDAEDAVYGRNGYGFGDSKLRVEYPRSSGAKFSGPMGGGERGEGGGPKGRFGPPTRRSEFRVIVTGLPPSGSWQDLKDHMREAGDVCFADVQRDGEGVVEFVRREDMEYALRRLDRTEFRSHQGEMASIRVHGEHGASYGRSQSRSRSPRGRGYSPPPYKSRGSPPQRYQSPPRRHVSRHSPPARRHPVTHHSPPPRHYR, from the exons ATGACTGATGGAAGGATCTACGTGGGAAATCTTCCAATGGATGTCCAGGAGAGGGACATAGAGGATCTCTTCTTCAAATATGGAAAAATTCGGGATGTCGAACTAAAGAATAACAGGGGAACCATCCCTTTTGCTTTTGTTCGCTTCGAAGATCCACG GGATGCAGAAGATGCTGTCTATGGAAGGAATGGATATGGATTCGGAGACTCCAAGCTGCGTGTAGAATACCCTCGCTCCTCTGGCGCCAAATTTAGTGGCCCTATGGGAGgcggagaaagaggagaaggagggggtcCTAAGGGGAGGTTTGGGCCTCCAACTCGGAGATCTGAGTTCCGGGTGATAGTGACTG GCTTGCCCCCATCAGGGAGCTGGCAGGATCTTAAAGACCACATGCGTGAGGCAGGGGATGTGTGTTTCGCCGATGTGCAGCGGGATGGTGAAGGGGTGGTGGAGTTTGTCCGTCGGGAGGACATGGAGTATGCCCTGCGCAGACTGGACAGGACTGAGTTCCGTTCCCATCAG GGGGAGATGGCAAGCATTCGTGTCCACGGAGAACATGGTGCCAGTTATGGTCGCTCGCAGTCCCGCTCCAGATCCCCCCGGGGGCGTGGCTACTCACCACCTCCTTACAAAAGCAGAGGGTCCCCTCCACAGCGCTACCAGTCACCTCCACGGCGCCATGTGTCCCGCCATAGCCCCCCAGCGAGGCGACACCCAGTAACACACCACAGCCCACCCCCACGCCACTACCGGTAG